In Brevinema andersonii, the genomic stretch TGAAGCCATTTTTAATCTGTCAAAATTTGATCATATTAATCTTCAAAATTTTTATAATGTTGTTAGTGCAGATTCTTTGTACCTTCATAATTACGACTTTTATACGGATGCCCATTTTATTGCTTCCGTATATCAGGCAATTACTACAGGCCGTGATATTAAAAAAGAAAATGGATCTTATAATTTTGCTGGAGGTCGTGGCTTAGTTGATTTTAGAGATGAAATAGTATCTAATAATAAATTTATACCTACTAATGAAGAAGTGAAAAATATGGTAGGTTTATATGCTACGGCATATAATAATATTGCTAATCTTATCTATACAGTTCTATCCCCCCCCCCCCCCCCGGATAACTATGTATTAACCGATCAACAAAAAATAGAACTTTCTCAGCGAATGACACGTCTTCATCAATTTAAAATTTTTATTCATGGAGTTTCATGGTCTTTGTTGATGTTTGCTGTTGCAGTTAGGTTTAATCTTGTTTTTGCTTGGATTATTGCTCTTGTTGTATTATTTTTCCCTGGTACTCATCGTCACAGTATTATCTGGGTTCATGCGTTTACTATTAATGGGTTTCTGCCAGCTTATATTCTATATTTTTATCCTTATATTCAATTGGGAGAATATCAAAAGTAAAAAAAGCGTTGATTTTTGCCGGATTTTTGGGGCTGCTTACTATACTTTTTTCTTTATAGGACCTATATATTTTATATTTATACCCTTGCCTGTCATCTTAACAATGATCCTTTTCCAAGATATTTTTTATATTTATAATCATATAAAATCAAAAAATAGCTTAATGTTGTATGCCCGTCAACTGCTATCCCGTTATTTCATATTGGCTATATCAGTACTTTTTGTATTTGTTTTGATTCATATATCCGAATGGAACGAAGCCAAGCAAATGCTACCACAATTAGGATCTCGGTCAGCAGAGTATGATGAAAAATACTATATTTATCAAAAACAATTGGAGAATTACTTTAACATTGCCGAGCGAAGTAAAAATTCTACTTTGTCTATGTCCGTAGCAATATTAAGAAAAGAAGGTGGTAATTTAGAAGATTATAATGTTTATCATTCTCCTAAGATGTTTTTAAAGAATTTTTATTACATTGTAGAAAATTATATGTTATATCCAGGATGGATGCCTCATTATCTTTTGTCATCGTTTTTTAGGGACTATTCATGTTATTTATTGTTTCCTCCAGTACAAATATTATGGTTTTTGGGAACTCTAAATAATTTAAATCTTTTTTTGATTTTTATCATATTATTTTTATTTCAATGGCAGAAACTTTCGGAAAGCCGAGTTCTTAATATAATAGCACTAAGTCCTTTAATCATTTATAGTGTATGGCTTGCTTTTATGTTTATGCTGAATCCTTATTTATACGGTCATTTTGAAATTTCTAGTATGCCTATTATGCTTTTAACTTTGCTTATTGTGGGAACCAGCTGCTATTACGCTATGGCAATTTACTATCATGGAAAAAGACAATGAAACCTTTAATATCAATAGTTTGTCCGGTTTATCATAAAGAAGAAATTGTCAGGACTCATTATGAAGAATTAAGTAAAATTGCTTTGGAAATAGCAGATAGATATGATGTAGAATTTGTATATACAGATAACTGTAGTGTAGATAAAACCTTAAGTATTTTATCAGAAATAGCACAATGTGATTCACGAGTTCGAATTTTTAAGTTTTCCCGGAATTTTGGGCACCAAAATTCTATTTTCACTGCCTATTGTAAAGTACAGGGCAATATGGCGATTAATTTTGATGCAGAGTTCAAGATCTACCAAGCTTGTTGACTGTTATGTTGGAACAGTGGGAAAAAGGATATAAAATCGTGTATAGTATCAGGTAGAGAAGAAAAGAAAGTTGGATTATACAGAATATATGTAAATTGTTTTTCATGATACTAAAAGATATAGAAAAAAGTAATGTAGTTATAGCTATTAGTATCCTATCTGGCCAAAGTGTGTGTTTGGGGGTCATCCAGTTTTCTCTCTTAAAATATAACAGCTCCCATTTTAGGGAGCTATATTTAA encodes the following:
- a CDS encoding glycosyltransferase, which gives rise to MKPLISIVCPVYHKEEIVRTHYEELSKIALEIADRYDVEFVYTDNCSVDKTLSILSEIAQCDSRVRIFKFSRNFGHQNSIFTAYCKVQGNMAINFDAEFKIYQAC